In the Ictalurus punctatus breed USDA103 chromosome 7, Coco_2.0, whole genome shotgun sequence genome, one interval contains:
- the wdr48b gene encoding WD repeat-containing protein 48 isoform X1 yields MATHHRQNAAGRRKVQVSYVIRDEVEKYNRNGVNALQLDPALNRLFTAGRDSIIRIWSVNQHKQDPYIASMEHHTDWVNDIVLCCNGKTLISASSDTTVKVWNAHKGFCMSTLRTHKDYVKALAYAKDKELVASAGLDRQIFLWDVNTLTALTASNNTVTTSSLSGNKDSIYSLAMNQLGTVIVSGSTEKVLRVWDPRTCAKLMKLKGHTDNVKSLLLNRDGTQCLSGSSDGTIRLWSLGQQRCIATYRVHDEGVWALQANEAFTHVYSGGRDRKVYCTDLRNPDIRVLICEEKAPVLRMELDRSADPPPAIWVSTAKSCVNKWSLKGMHNFRASGDYDNDCSTPLTPLCTQPEQAVKGGASIIQCHILNDKRHILTKDTNNNVAFWDVLKACKGEDLGKVEFDEEVKKRFKMVYVPNWFSVDLKTGMLTITLDESDCFAAWVSAKDAGFTSPDGSDPKLNLGGLLLQALLEFWPRTHINPMEEEEGEVNHVNGEQENRLQKGNGYFQVPPHTPVIFGEAGGRTLFRLLCRDSGGETESMLLNETVPQWVIDITVDKNMPKFNKIPFYLQPHSSSGAKTLKKDRLSASDMLQVRKVMEHVYEKIINLDTESQTTSSSGTEKPGEQEKEEDMAMLAEEKIELMCQDQVLDPNMDLRTVKYFIWKSGGDLTLHYRQKST; encoded by the exons ATGGCGACGCATCACAGGCAAAACGCTGCTGGTCGGAGGAAAGTCCAG GTTTCCTACGTGATCAGAGACGAAGTCGAGAAGTACAACCGTAACGGGGTGAACGCCCTGCAGCTGGACCCCGCTCTGAACCGCCTCTTCACCGCGGGCAGAGACTCCATCATCCGCATATGGAGCGTCAATCAGCACAAG CAGGATCCCTATATAGCTTCGATGGAGCACCACACCGACTGGGTGAATGACATAGTGCTCTGCTGTAATGGGAAGACGC TGATTTCAGCATCATCAGATACTACAGTTAAAGTGTGGAACGCACATAAGGGCTTCTGCATGTCCACATTAAGAACTCATAAG GACTATGTCAAAGCTCTGGCTTATGCGAAAGACAAGGAGCTGGTGGCgtcagctgggctggacagacAGATCTTTCTGTGGGACGTAAACACACTCACGGCTCTGACCGCCTCCAATAACACGGTCACCA CTTCCTCTCTGAGTGGGAACAAAGACTCGATCTACAGCCTTGCAATGAACCAGCTGGGCACCGTCATCGTCTCAGGATCAACAGAAAAG GTTTTAAGGGTCTGGGATCCGCGGACGTGCGCTAAGCTAATGAAGCTGAAAGGACACACGGACAACGTGAAATCGTTATTGTTAAACAGAGACGGTACTCAG TGTCTGTCCGGGAGCTCGGATGGTACGATACGACTGTGGTCTCTGGGTCAGCAGCGCTGCATTGCTACGTACCGGGTCCATGACGAGGGCGTGTGGGCACTGCAGGCCAACGAAGCCTTCACGCACGTCTACTCAGGAGGTCGTGACCGCAAGGTCTACTGTACGGACCTTCGCAACCCTGATATCCGTGTGCTCATATGTGAGGAGAAGGCGCCTGTTCTCAGA ATGGAGCTGGACCGCTCAGCAGATccccctcctgccatctgggtGTCCACAGCTAAATCCTGCGTGAACAAATGG tctctgaagggaatGCACAACTTCCGAGCGTCGGGAGACTATGACAATGACTGCAGCACCCCGCTGACCCCTCTGTGTACACAACCTGAGCAGGCCGTTAAAG GTGGTGCCAGCATAATTCAGTGTCACATCCTGAACGACAAAAGGCACATCCTCACCAAGGACACCAACAACAACGTGGCTTTCTGGGACGTGCTCAAG GCGTGTAAAGGGGAAGACCTTGGCAAAGTGGAGTTTGACGAAGAAGTAAAGAAGCGCTTCAAGATGGTCTACGTGCCCAACTGGTTTTCTGTGGACCTTAAGACAGGG ATGCTGACCATCACCTTGGACGAGAGCGACTGCTTTGCTGCATGGGTGTCCGCCAAAGACGCCGGATTCACGAGTCCGGACGGATCGGACCCGAAGC TGAACCTGGGAGGACTTCTGCTCCAGGCTCTGCTCGAGTTCTGGCCTCGAACACACATCAATCcaatggaagaagaagaaggagaagttAATCACG TAAACGGCGAGCAGGAGAACCGGCTTCAGAAAGGCAACGGCTATTTCCAGGTGCCACCACACACGCCGGTGATCTTCGGCGAGGCAGGCGGAAGGACGCTGTTTAG GTTATTATGCCGAGACTCGGGTGGAGAAACGGAGTCCATGTTGCTGAACGAAACCGTTCCGCAGTGGGTCATCGACATTACTGTGGAC AAAAACATGCCCAAATTCAACAAGATCCCATTCTACCTGCAGCCTCACTCGTCCTCCGGGGCGAAAACGCTCAAGAA GGACCGTCTGTCGGCCAGCGACATGCTGCAAGTGAGGAAGGTGATGGAGCACGTCTACGAGAAGATCATCAACCTGGACACGGAGTCTCAGACCACAAGCTCATCGGGAACGGAGAAGCCCGGAGAGCAGGAAAAGGAGGAGGACATGGCCATGCTCGCCGAGGAGAAAATCGAACTCATGTGCCAGGATCAG GTTCTGGATCCAAACATGGACTTGAGGACAGTGAAGTATTTTATCTGGAAGAGTGGCGGAGACTTGACGCTTCACTACAGACAGAAGTCTACGTGA
- the wdr48b gene encoding WD repeat-containing protein 48 isoform X2: MATHHRQNAAGRRKVQVSYVIRDEVEKYNRNGVNALQLDPALNRLFTAGRDSIIRIWSVNQHKDPYIASMEHHTDWVNDIVLCCNGKTLISASSDTTVKVWNAHKGFCMSTLRTHKDYVKALAYAKDKELVASAGLDRQIFLWDVNTLTALTASNNTVTTSSLSGNKDSIYSLAMNQLGTVIVSGSTEKVLRVWDPRTCAKLMKLKGHTDNVKSLLLNRDGTQCLSGSSDGTIRLWSLGQQRCIATYRVHDEGVWALQANEAFTHVYSGGRDRKVYCTDLRNPDIRVLICEEKAPVLRMELDRSADPPPAIWVSTAKSCVNKWSLKGMHNFRASGDYDNDCSTPLTPLCTQPEQAVKGGASIIQCHILNDKRHILTKDTNNNVAFWDVLKACKGEDLGKVEFDEEVKKRFKMVYVPNWFSVDLKTGMLTITLDESDCFAAWVSAKDAGFTSPDGSDPKLNLGGLLLQALLEFWPRTHINPMEEEEGEVNHVNGEQENRLQKGNGYFQVPPHTPVIFGEAGGRTLFRLLCRDSGGETESMLLNETVPQWVIDITVDKNMPKFNKIPFYLQPHSSSGAKTLKKDRLSASDMLQVRKVMEHVYEKIINLDTESQTTSSSGTEKPGEQEKEEDMAMLAEEKIELMCQDQVLDPNMDLRTVKYFIWKSGGDLTLHYRQKST, encoded by the exons ATGGCGACGCATCACAGGCAAAACGCTGCTGGTCGGAGGAAAGTCCAG GTTTCCTACGTGATCAGAGACGAAGTCGAGAAGTACAACCGTAACGGGGTGAACGCCCTGCAGCTGGACCCCGCTCTGAACCGCCTCTTCACCGCGGGCAGAGACTCCATCATCCGCATATGGAGCGTCAATCAGCACAAG GATCCCTATATAGCTTCGATGGAGCACCACACCGACTGGGTGAATGACATAGTGCTCTGCTGTAATGGGAAGACGC TGATTTCAGCATCATCAGATACTACAGTTAAAGTGTGGAACGCACATAAGGGCTTCTGCATGTCCACATTAAGAACTCATAAG GACTATGTCAAAGCTCTGGCTTATGCGAAAGACAAGGAGCTGGTGGCgtcagctgggctggacagacAGATCTTTCTGTGGGACGTAAACACACTCACGGCTCTGACCGCCTCCAATAACACGGTCACCA CTTCCTCTCTGAGTGGGAACAAAGACTCGATCTACAGCCTTGCAATGAACCAGCTGGGCACCGTCATCGTCTCAGGATCAACAGAAAAG GTTTTAAGGGTCTGGGATCCGCGGACGTGCGCTAAGCTAATGAAGCTGAAAGGACACACGGACAACGTGAAATCGTTATTGTTAAACAGAGACGGTACTCAG TGTCTGTCCGGGAGCTCGGATGGTACGATACGACTGTGGTCTCTGGGTCAGCAGCGCTGCATTGCTACGTACCGGGTCCATGACGAGGGCGTGTGGGCACTGCAGGCCAACGAAGCCTTCACGCACGTCTACTCAGGAGGTCGTGACCGCAAGGTCTACTGTACGGACCTTCGCAACCCTGATATCCGTGTGCTCATATGTGAGGAGAAGGCGCCTGTTCTCAGA ATGGAGCTGGACCGCTCAGCAGATccccctcctgccatctgggtGTCCACAGCTAAATCCTGCGTGAACAAATGG tctctgaagggaatGCACAACTTCCGAGCGTCGGGAGACTATGACAATGACTGCAGCACCCCGCTGACCCCTCTGTGTACACAACCTGAGCAGGCCGTTAAAG GTGGTGCCAGCATAATTCAGTGTCACATCCTGAACGACAAAAGGCACATCCTCACCAAGGACACCAACAACAACGTGGCTTTCTGGGACGTGCTCAAG GCGTGTAAAGGGGAAGACCTTGGCAAAGTGGAGTTTGACGAAGAAGTAAAGAAGCGCTTCAAGATGGTCTACGTGCCCAACTGGTTTTCTGTGGACCTTAAGACAGGG ATGCTGACCATCACCTTGGACGAGAGCGACTGCTTTGCTGCATGGGTGTCCGCCAAAGACGCCGGATTCACGAGTCCGGACGGATCGGACCCGAAGC TGAACCTGGGAGGACTTCTGCTCCAGGCTCTGCTCGAGTTCTGGCCTCGAACACACATCAATCcaatggaagaagaagaaggagaagttAATCACG TAAACGGCGAGCAGGAGAACCGGCTTCAGAAAGGCAACGGCTATTTCCAGGTGCCACCACACACGCCGGTGATCTTCGGCGAGGCAGGCGGAAGGACGCTGTTTAG GTTATTATGCCGAGACTCGGGTGGAGAAACGGAGTCCATGTTGCTGAACGAAACCGTTCCGCAGTGGGTCATCGACATTACTGTGGAC AAAAACATGCCCAAATTCAACAAGATCCCATTCTACCTGCAGCCTCACTCGTCCTCCGGGGCGAAAACGCTCAAGAA GGACCGTCTGTCGGCCAGCGACATGCTGCAAGTGAGGAAGGTGATGGAGCACGTCTACGAGAAGATCATCAACCTGGACACGGAGTCTCAGACCACAAGCTCATCGGGAACGGAGAAGCCCGGAGAGCAGGAAAAGGAGGAGGACATGGCCATGCTCGCCGAGGAGAAAATCGAACTCATGTGCCAGGATCAG GTTCTGGATCCAAACATGGACTTGAGGACAGTGAAGTATTTTATCTGGAAGAGTGGCGGAGACTTGACGCTTCACTACAGACAGAAGTCTACGTGA
- the wdr48b gene encoding WD repeat-containing protein 48 isoform X3 yields MEHHTDWVNDIVLCCNGKTLISASSDTTVKVWNAHKGFCMSTLRTHKDYVKALAYAKDKELVASAGLDRQIFLWDVNTLTALTASNNTVTTSSLSGNKDSIYSLAMNQLGTVIVSGSTEKVLRVWDPRTCAKLMKLKGHTDNVKSLLLNRDGTQCLSGSSDGTIRLWSLGQQRCIATYRVHDEGVWALQANEAFTHVYSGGRDRKVYCTDLRNPDIRVLICEEKAPVLRMELDRSADPPPAIWVSTAKSCVNKWSLKGMHNFRASGDYDNDCSTPLTPLCTQPEQAVKGGASIIQCHILNDKRHILTKDTNNNVAFWDVLKACKGEDLGKVEFDEEVKKRFKMVYVPNWFSVDLKTGMLTITLDESDCFAAWVSAKDAGFTSPDGSDPKLNLGGLLLQALLEFWPRTHINPMEEEEGEVNHVNGEQENRLQKGNGYFQVPPHTPVIFGEAGGRTLFRLLCRDSGGETESMLLNETVPQWVIDITVDKNMPKFNKIPFYLQPHSSSGAKTLKKDRLSASDMLQVRKVMEHVYEKIINLDTESQTTSSSGTEKPGEQEKEEDMAMLAEEKIELMCQDQVLDPNMDLRTVKYFIWKSGGDLTLHYRQKST; encoded by the exons ATGGAGCACCACACCGACTGGGTGAATGACATAGTGCTCTGCTGTAATGGGAAGACGC TGATTTCAGCATCATCAGATACTACAGTTAAAGTGTGGAACGCACATAAGGGCTTCTGCATGTCCACATTAAGAACTCATAAG GACTATGTCAAAGCTCTGGCTTATGCGAAAGACAAGGAGCTGGTGGCgtcagctgggctggacagacAGATCTTTCTGTGGGACGTAAACACACTCACGGCTCTGACCGCCTCCAATAACACGGTCACCA CTTCCTCTCTGAGTGGGAACAAAGACTCGATCTACAGCCTTGCAATGAACCAGCTGGGCACCGTCATCGTCTCAGGATCAACAGAAAAG GTTTTAAGGGTCTGGGATCCGCGGACGTGCGCTAAGCTAATGAAGCTGAAAGGACACACGGACAACGTGAAATCGTTATTGTTAAACAGAGACGGTACTCAG TGTCTGTCCGGGAGCTCGGATGGTACGATACGACTGTGGTCTCTGGGTCAGCAGCGCTGCATTGCTACGTACCGGGTCCATGACGAGGGCGTGTGGGCACTGCAGGCCAACGAAGCCTTCACGCACGTCTACTCAGGAGGTCGTGACCGCAAGGTCTACTGTACGGACCTTCGCAACCCTGATATCCGTGTGCTCATATGTGAGGAGAAGGCGCCTGTTCTCAGA ATGGAGCTGGACCGCTCAGCAGATccccctcctgccatctgggtGTCCACAGCTAAATCCTGCGTGAACAAATGG tctctgaagggaatGCACAACTTCCGAGCGTCGGGAGACTATGACAATGACTGCAGCACCCCGCTGACCCCTCTGTGTACACAACCTGAGCAGGCCGTTAAAG GTGGTGCCAGCATAATTCAGTGTCACATCCTGAACGACAAAAGGCACATCCTCACCAAGGACACCAACAACAACGTGGCTTTCTGGGACGTGCTCAAG GCGTGTAAAGGGGAAGACCTTGGCAAAGTGGAGTTTGACGAAGAAGTAAAGAAGCGCTTCAAGATGGTCTACGTGCCCAACTGGTTTTCTGTGGACCTTAAGACAGGG ATGCTGACCATCACCTTGGACGAGAGCGACTGCTTTGCTGCATGGGTGTCCGCCAAAGACGCCGGATTCACGAGTCCGGACGGATCGGACCCGAAGC TGAACCTGGGAGGACTTCTGCTCCAGGCTCTGCTCGAGTTCTGGCCTCGAACACACATCAATCcaatggaagaagaagaaggagaagttAATCACG TAAACGGCGAGCAGGAGAACCGGCTTCAGAAAGGCAACGGCTATTTCCAGGTGCCACCACACACGCCGGTGATCTTCGGCGAGGCAGGCGGAAGGACGCTGTTTAG GTTATTATGCCGAGACTCGGGTGGAGAAACGGAGTCCATGTTGCTGAACGAAACCGTTCCGCAGTGGGTCATCGACATTACTGTGGAC AAAAACATGCCCAAATTCAACAAGATCCCATTCTACCTGCAGCCTCACTCGTCCTCCGGGGCGAAAACGCTCAAGAA GGACCGTCTGTCGGCCAGCGACATGCTGCAAGTGAGGAAGGTGATGGAGCACGTCTACGAGAAGATCATCAACCTGGACACGGAGTCTCAGACCACAAGCTCATCGGGAACGGAGAAGCCCGGAGAGCAGGAAAAGGAGGAGGACATGGCCATGCTCGCCGAGGAGAAAATCGAACTCATGTGCCAGGATCAG GTTCTGGATCCAAACATGGACTTGAGGACAGTGAAGTATTTTATCTGGAAGAGTGGCGGAGACTTGACGCTTCACTACAGACAGAAGTCTACGTGA
- the blvra gene encoding biliverdin reductase A isoform X1, with amino-acid sequence MFGCVVVGVGMAGRVRIRDLLTPLPSSTAEIFTLKGLVSRRTVEQQGVQQIPLEEALSRSDIQVALLCTENVSHEEYISRFLEAGKHVCVEYPMALSYSAAANLLDQAQQKGLVLHEEHIELLTPDFKQLKKDIAGKQLEEGSLHFTGGPLKSGFGFLSFSGIARLTWLVDLFGELSVKEASMVEEPERKHTKMTVRLLTKDQKPLTWTEERAEGLSRGKRIHLRFTTCTLTELPSGVQEPVGIFMQDLVLFGSKLQGTIPAEQLQAERNRILHCFKLAEDIRTLCQDNTK; translated from the exons ATGTTTGGGTGTGTGGTGGTAGGCGTTGGCATGGCAGGCCGGGTCAGGATCCGAGACCTTCTCACGCCTCTGCCATCCAGCACTGCAGAAATCTTCACTCTTAAGGGCTTGGTGTCTAG GAGGACAGTGGAGCAGCAGGGAGTCCAACAGATCCCTTTAGAGGAGGCGCTGAGCCGCAGCGACATTCAGGTGGCCTTGTTGTGCACGGAAAACGTCAGCCACGAAGAATACATCAG CCGGTTTCTTGAAGCAGggaaacatgtgtgtgtggagtatccCATGGCCCTCAGCTACAGTGCTGCCGCTAACCTGTTGGACCAAGCGCAGCAGAAGG GTTTGGTCCTGCACGAGGAACACATCGAGCTCCTCACGCCCGACTTCAAGCAGCTGAAGAAAGACATAGCTGGGAAACAGCTGGAAGAGGGAAGCCTGCATTTCACAG GAGGTCCGCTCAAGAGCGGATTCGGGTTCCTGTCGTTCAGCGGCATTGCCCGCCTCACCTGGCTGGTGGATCTTTTCGGAGAGCTCAGCGTTAAAGAGGCGTCAATGGTCGAGGAGCCGGAGAGGAAGCATACCAAGATGACGGTCCGCTTGTTAACCAAGGATCAGAA ACCCTTGACCTGGACAGAGGAGCGCGCTGAAGGCCTGAGCCGTGGCAAACGCATCCACCTGCGCTTCACCACGTGCACGCTGACCGAGCTGCCGTCTGGAGTCCAGGAGCCCGTGGGAATCTTCATGCAGGACCTAGTGCTGTTCGGGAGCAAACTGCAAGGAACCATACCGGCCGAACAACTCCAGGCTGAGCGGAACAGAATCCTTCACTGCTTCAAGCTGGCGGAGGACATCAGGACACTCTGCCAGGACAACACGAAATAA
- the blvra gene encoding biliverdin reductase A (The RefSeq protein has 1 substitution compared to this genomic sequence), with translation MFGCVVVGVGMAGRVRIRDLLTPLPSSTAEIFTLKGLVSRRTVEQQGVQQIPLEEALSRSDIQVALLCTENVSHEEYISRFLEAGNHVCVEYPMALSYSAAANLLDQAQQKGLVLHEEHIELLTPDFKQLKKDIAGKQLEEGSLHFTGGPLKSGFGFLSFSGIARLTWLVDLFGELSVKEASMVEEPERKHTKMTVRLLTKDQKPLTWTEERAEGLSRGKRIHLRFTTCTLTELPSGVQEPVGIFMQDLVLFGSKLQGTIPAEQLQAERNRILHCFKLAEDIRTLCQDNTK, from the exons ATGTTTGGGTGTGTGGTGGTAGGCGTTGGCATGGCAGGCCGGGTCAGGATCCGAGACCTTCTCACGCCTCTGCCATCCAGCACTGCAGAAATCTTCACTCTTAAGGGCTTGGTGTCTAG GAGGACAGTGGAGCAGCAGGGAGTCCAACAGATCCCTTTAGAGGAGGCGCTGAGCCGCAGCGACATTCAGGTGGCCTTGTTGTGCACGGAAAACGTCAGCCACGAAGAATACATCAG CCGGTTTCTTGAAGCAGggaaacatgtgtgtgtggagtatccCATGGCCCTCAGCTACAGTGCTGCCGCTAACCTGTTGGACCAAGCGCAGCAGAAGG GTTTGGTCCTGCACGAGGAACACATCGAGCTCCTCACGCCCGACTTCAAGCAGCTGAAGAAAGACATAGCTGGGAAACAGCTGGAAGAGGGAAGCCTGCATTTCACAG GAGGTCCGCTCAAGAGCGGATTCGGGTTCCTGTCGTTCAGCGGCATTGCCCGCCTCACCTGGCTGGTGGATCTTTTCGGAGAGCTCAGCGTTAAAGAGGCGTCAATGGTCGAGGAGCCGGAGAGGAAGCATACCAAGATGACGGTCCGCTTGTTAACCAAGGATCAGAA ACCCTTGACCTGGACAGAGGAGCGCGCTGAAGGCCTGAGCCGTGGCAAACGCATCCACCTGCGCTTCACCACGTGCACGCTGACCGAGCTGCCGTCTGGAGTCCAGGAGCCCGTGGGAATCTTCATGCAGGACCTAGTGCTGTTCGGGAGCAAACTGCAAGGAACCATACCGGCCGAACAACTCCAGGCTGAGCGGAACAGAATCCTTCACTGCTTCAAGCTGGCGGAGGACATCAGGACACTCTGCCAGGACAACACGAAATAA